The genomic window TTTCCAGCTAGCTCAACAAAAATTAACGCTAAACTATCAAGCGATGCACAACAGCTAGAAGGAGTTGTTGTTACTGCTTTAGGATTATCAAGAGAAAAAAAATCTCTTGGTTATGCAACTCAAGAAGTTAAAGGAGAAAACCTTGCCGCAGTTAAAAGCGACAACTTCGTAAATGCCATATCAGGAAAAGTTTCTGGAGTACAAGTAAAGCGAACAACAAACTTTGGTGGTTCTACCAATATTGTAATTAGAGGAAATTCTTCCCTAACAGGAAACAATCAAGCTCTATTTGTTATTGATGGGGTCCCAGTAAGCAACAACAATTCAAATACGAGAGATCAGGAACAATCTGGAGCAGGTTATGATTACGGAAGCGCCGCATCAGACATTAACCCTGAAGACATCGAATCTATCAACGTGCTTAAAGGCTCTGCCGCAAGTGCACTATATGGATCGAGAGCTGCAAATGGAGTTGTCGTTATTACCACAAAAAAAGGGAACAAAAAAGCAAAAGGCTACTCAATTACGGTTAATTCAGGCGTAACAATTGGTTCTGTCGACAAAAGCACTTTTATCAAATATCAAAAACAATATGGTGCCGGATATGGACCTTACTATGGTCCCGACGAAGATTCGTATTTAGACCACATTGACATTAATGGAGATGGAGTTTTAGACAATGTGACTCCACTAACCGAGGATGCTTCTTACGGACAAGCTTTCGATCCGAATTTAATGGTTTATCAATGGGATGCATTTTATCCTGAGTCTCCAAACTATATGAAAGCTACACCTTGGGTAGCGGCAAAAAATGGCCCTATTACTTTTTTCCAAAAACCAGTGGCTCTTACCAATTCTATCTCAATTGATAAAGGTTTAGAAAATGGCTATTTAAGATTAGGGGCAAATAATCTTGATCAAACCGGGTTACTGCCAAACAGTAGCTTAAAAAGAAACACTTTCACCCTTAATGCATCCACTTTGATTAATGACCGATTAACTGTAGCTGGATATGGTAACTTTACAAAAACTAGCACGATTGGTAGAAATAGCACAGGATACAATGATAATATTGCAGGTAATTTTAGACAATGGTGGCAAACCAATGTTGACTTAAAAGGTCTAAGACAAGCGTATGAACTTACAGGACGTAATGTAACATGGAATCCTAATTCATATACAAATCCAACTCCAATATTTTGGGACAACCCTTATTTTCAACGCTATGAAAATTATGAATCAGACAGCAGAAGCAGATTCATCGGAAATGTTTCTTTAAACTATAAAATTGCAAGCTGGCTAGATGCCTTTGGTCGAATTTCTGTTGACACGTATGATGAGCTACAAGAAGAAAGAAGAGCCATTGGAAGTGTACCAGTTGATTTTGGAATTGGAACTGGAGGTGGCGACGGCTCTCTTAATAGAAACCCCGCATCATCAGGTTACTCACGAAAAAACATTGGCTTCAGTGAATACAATTATGACTTCATGTTAAACTACAACACAGACATCACAGAAAAGCTAAACTTAAAAGGTGTTGTCGGAGTAAATATTCGAAGAAGCTATTATAATTCAATATTCGCAGCAACAAATGGCGGACTTGCTATCCCAAAACTATATTCTTTACAAAATACTGTAAGCCCTCTTCTAGCACCTATCGAAAGAGATGAAGCTATAGGTGTAGATGGCATCTATGGAAGCGCATCTTTTGGATACGAAGATTATTTATTCCTTGAAGGAACAATCAGAAGAGACCACTCTTCAACTCTTCCAGAAGCAAACAGCACTTATTACTATCCTTCCGTTTCCTCTAGTTTTGTATTCTCCAAATTTATAGAAGCAGATTGGTTATCCTTTGGAAAAGTACGACTTAATTATGCTGAAGTTGGAAACAGCCCTGGCTTTGACAGAGTCTTAGACACCTACGCTGTTAACACTGCATTTGGAGCAGCATCAGCATCAGTAAAAGACACTAAGAACAATCCTAACCTAAAACCAGAACGTACAAAAAGTTACGAAGCAGGTTTAGAGCTTTCCTTCTTTAAAAAGAGATTAGGATTTGATTTCTCTTACTACAAATCAAACTCAATTGACCAGATCATTCCATTAAGACTTACTGCCTCTACTGGATATCTATACGAATTAATTAATGCCGGAGAAATTGAAAACAAGGGGATTGAAATAAGCCTAAATGGTACTCCAATAAAAACA from Flavobacterium sp. KACC 22763 includes these protein-coding regions:
- a CDS encoding SusC/RagA family TonB-linked outer membrane protein; its protein translation is MKSKPNRFLVLLLALMAQLTFAQERTVSGIVTDDANMPLPGVSVLIKGAKTGTQTDFDGKYSIKASPNQILVFSYIGMKSQEFPASSTKINAKLSSDAQQLEGVVVTALGLSREKKSLGYATQEVKGENLAAVKSDNFVNAISGKVSGVQVKRTTNFGGSTNIVIRGNSSLTGNNQALFVIDGVPVSNNNSNTRDQEQSGAGYDYGSAASDINPEDIESINVLKGSAASALYGSRAANGVVVITTKKGNKKAKGYSITVNSGVTIGSVDKSTFIKYQKQYGAGYGPYYGPDEDSYLDHIDINGDGVLDNVTPLTEDASYGQAFDPNLMVYQWDAFYPESPNYMKATPWVAAKNGPITFFQKPVALTNSISIDKGLENGYLRLGANNLDQTGLLPNSSLKRNTFTLNASTLINDRLTVAGYGNFTKTSTIGRNSTGYNDNIAGNFRQWWQTNVDLKGLRQAYELTGRNVTWNPNSYTNPTPIFWDNPYFQRYENYESDSRSRFIGNVSLNYKIASWLDAFGRISVDTYDELQEERRAIGSVPVDFGIGTGGGDGSLNRNPASSGYSRKNIGFSEYNYDFMLNYNTDITEKLNLKGVVGVNIRRSYYNSIFAATNGGLAIPKLYSLQNTVSPLLAPIERDEAIGVDGIYGSASFGYEDYLFLEGTIRRDHSSTLPEANSTYYYPSVSSSFVFSKFIEADWLSFGKVRLNYAEVGNSPGFDRVLDTYAVNTAFGAASASVKDTKNNPNLKPERTKSYEAGLELSFFKKRLGFDFSYYKSNSIDQIIPLRLTASTGYLYELINAGEIENKGIEISLNGTPIKTDTFSWEVNLNFARNRNKVLNLLEGIDNLQLGSFQGGVTINAAVGQPYGVIYGTKYTYLNGQPVVDPSNGQYIKTSTSDNPIGNANPDYTGGLNNKFVYKNFSFEFLIDMQKGGQIFSLDRYYGLATGLPDDTAFINELGNPIRNPLTSGADSGGFINPGVNPDGKVNTTRIEASRFGAQGYRRGLPDEAFVYDASYIKLRQTAITYALPERVLKNTFINGMTFSVVGTNLWIIHKNLPDADPESGLGAGNLQGYSTGSLPSTRDVSFNIKIQF